A region from the Oceanidesulfovibrio marinus genome encodes:
- a CDS encoding MFS transporter gives MSRYATRKEMVAWALYDCSNNGFVTPIQTFIFAAYFTKAVAENPAIGSAMWGNMISLAGLVVALGGPLLGAVADRAGRRKPWIGVFTALCIAATFSLWFVKPDPAFAMLALVGVCIGTIGSEYALIFYNTMLSDLVPNERTGRWSGWGWASGYIGGLACLLLAFFLLVGDNPLIPIGTGDAANVRATVFLAGGWYLIFALPLFLFTPDTPATGTPLIQAAGQGLTQLKESFSHVRRYKHIVRFLIARMIYNDGLATTFAFGGIYAAGVFGMSAKEVLIFGIVLNVAAGLGAFAFAWVDDWIGPKPTILLSLVGLLVPGTIMLFITSKLWFLVVGCVLGLFFGPVQSASRSYLARTAPPELRSQFFGLFALSGKLTSFAGPLLVGWLTYLSGSQRVGMSTVIFLFFAGGVMMLTVPTAAHVREEVAEGNPADSPQ, from the coding sequence GTGAGCCGGTACGCCACCCGGAAGGAGATGGTCGCCTGGGCGCTGTACGACTGCTCCAACAACGGCTTCGTCACCCCCATCCAGACCTTCATCTTCGCCGCGTACTTCACCAAGGCCGTGGCCGAGAACCCGGCTATCGGCTCGGCCATGTGGGGCAACATGATCAGCCTGGCCGGGCTGGTCGTGGCCCTGGGCGGACCGCTGCTCGGAGCCGTGGCCGACCGCGCCGGCCGGCGCAAACCATGGATCGGCGTCTTCACCGCCCTGTGCATCGCGGCCACGTTCAGCCTCTGGTTCGTCAAGCCGGACCCGGCCTTCGCCATGCTGGCCCTCGTGGGCGTGTGCATCGGCACCATCGGCTCGGAGTACGCGCTGATCTTCTACAACACCATGCTCTCGGACCTGGTGCCCAACGAGCGCACCGGCCGGTGGTCCGGCTGGGGCTGGGCATCCGGCTACATCGGCGGCCTCGCCTGCCTGCTGCTCGCCTTCTTCCTGCTCGTGGGGGACAACCCGCTCATCCCTATAGGCACGGGGGACGCGGCCAATGTACGCGCCACGGTCTTTCTGGCCGGAGGCTGGTACCTCATCTTTGCGCTACCGCTCTTCCTGTTCACGCCGGACACCCCGGCCACGGGCACACCGCTTATTCAGGCCGCCGGCCAGGGGCTTACGCAACTCAAGGAGTCCTTCTCCCACGTGCGGCGCTACAAGCACATCGTGCGCTTTCTCATCGCCCGCATGATCTATAACGATGGCCTGGCCACCACCTTCGCATTCGGCGGCATCTACGCGGCCGGAGTCTTCGGCATGAGCGCCAAAGAGGTGCTGATCTTCGGCATTGTCCTCAACGTGGCTGCCGGGCTGGGCGCCTTCGCCTTTGCCTGGGTGGATGACTGGATCGGTCCCAAGCCCACCATCCTGCTCTCCCTCGTGGGGCTGCTCGTGCCGGGCACCATCATGCTCTTCATCACGTCCAAGCTCTGGTTCCTCGTGGTGGGCTGCGTGCTCGGCCTGTTCTTCGGCCCGGTGCAGTCGGCCAGCCGCTCCTACCTGGCGCGCACCGCACCGCCCGAGCTGCGCAGCCAGTTCTTCGGGCTCTTCGCCCTGTCCGGCAAGCTCACGTCCTTTGCAGGCCCGCTCCTGGTGGGCTGGCTCACGTATCTTTCGGGCAGCCAGCGGGTGGGCATGTCCACGGTCATCTTCCTCTTTTTCGCCGGCGGGGTTATGATGCTTACAGTGCCCACGGCCGCGCACGTCCGCGAGGAAGTTGCCGAGGGAAACCCGGCCGACTCCCCGCAATAA
- a CDS encoding AMP-binding protein — translation MTRTLATMQELVQAMPHYGETEAILAFGEDDSTSVSYNEFAARVDALSRGLRAAGAVEGTHVALLAPTRWETLAAVLAVMSCGATAMPVDMQFGEMQLLHVLSDAKPIMAVCVEESAAHLDALELENPPRILRLDVPEDHPDSFFALADENAPEPPHIQPEDTAALFYTSGTTGPPKGVPLTHANLAFQMNAVAHTGLIGPGDRLLLPLPLHHVYPFVIGIFAPFSLGLTTVLPGAFTGPQLVRAMSEGGVTVVIGVPRLYAALISGVEARVRERGIIAKAMFDKLLALSIWTREKTGVYLGKVLFKSLHERFGKNVRITASGGSALDPQLAKTMEGLGWRVAIGYGLTETSPILAINRPGAGRLDTVGQAIPGVTLRIVPMGAQEDDEEQSGKNTDAQGEVHASGPGVFHGYRDLPEKTEEALYTDEDGTLWFRTGDLGSIEDDGFLKLFGRASTLIVTQGGENVQPEPIESALDEHPAIAESGVLEHDGKLAAVLVPEEKEVRAMRSDPMEVMREAVTVVSRSLPSYMRPTELALSREPIPRTRLGKIRRHLLVELFERARAGEADKEPESQQPMAYEKMTLEDQALLDDPAARKVWNHLAEKHPPAGLKPDTHLQIELGVDSLEWLTLTLEIRSLTGIELSEEDSARVETVRDLLTVVKEGEVNGGAVMGAAPARRENPVTNPDAYLTDEDKQYLEPIKPWQRWIARFMFHFVGSLFKIFFRLEVRGLENLKTCGQCVVTPNHVSYLDPFAVISAMNFRTFLRFQFAAWTGAAFANRFNSFFARLARAVPIDPDRGVATSLALGSAVLAEGSSMVWFPEGVRSRTGQMREFRPGLGLLLKQHGVAMIPTYVDGTREAMPVGRFLPKRAKITVVFGAPVSTAELLANAPNGSTPIQERIMSGLRDRVAALGKALHDERGDNA, via the coding sequence GTGACCCGAACGCTTGCCACCATGCAGGAGCTCGTGCAGGCCATGCCGCACTACGGAGAGACCGAGGCCATTCTCGCATTCGGCGAGGACGACTCCACCTCCGTGAGCTACAACGAATTCGCCGCCCGCGTGGACGCCCTGTCCCGCGGCCTGCGCGCCGCCGGCGCCGTGGAAGGAACGCACGTCGCCCTGCTGGCCCCCACCCGCTGGGAAACCCTGGCTGCCGTGCTGGCCGTCATGTCCTGCGGCGCCACGGCCATGCCCGTGGACATGCAGTTCGGCGAGATGCAGCTTCTCCACGTTTTGTCCGACGCCAAGCCGATCATGGCCGTGTGCGTGGAGGAATCCGCCGCGCACCTCGACGCTCTGGAGCTGGAAAACCCGCCGCGCATCCTGCGGCTCGATGTTCCGGAAGACCACCCGGACTCCTTCTTCGCCCTGGCCGACGAAAATGCTCCTGAGCCTCCCCATATCCAGCCGGAGGATACGGCCGCCCTCTTCTACACCTCCGGCACCACTGGCCCGCCCAAGGGCGTGCCCCTGACCCACGCCAACCTCGCCTTCCAGATGAACGCCGTGGCCCACACCGGCCTCATCGGTCCGGGTGACCGGCTGCTGCTGCCGCTGCCGCTCCACCACGTCTACCCCTTTGTCATCGGCATCTTTGCGCCGTTCTCCCTGGGGCTGACCACTGTGCTGCCCGGCGCGTTCACCGGGCCGCAGCTCGTACGCGCCATGAGCGAAGGCGGCGTCACCGTGGTCATCGGCGTGCCCCGGCTCTACGCCGCGCTCATCTCCGGCGTAGAAGCCCGCGTGCGCGAGCGCGGCATCATTGCCAAGGCCATGTTCGACAAGCTCCTGGCCCTCTCCATCTGGACGCGGGAAAAGACCGGCGTCTACCTCGGCAAGGTGCTCTTCAAGTCTCTGCACGAGCGCTTCGGCAAGAACGTGCGCATCACAGCCTCGGGCGGCTCGGCCCTGGACCCCCAGCTCGCAAAAACCATGGAAGGCCTGGGCTGGCGCGTGGCCATCGGCTACGGCCTCACCGAAACCTCGCCCATTCTCGCCATCAACCGGCCCGGCGCCGGCCGGCTGGATACCGTGGGCCAGGCCATTCCGGGCGTGACCCTGCGCATAGTGCCCATGGGCGCGCAGGAGGACGACGAGGAGCAGTCCGGCAAGAACACCGACGCCCAGGGCGAGGTGCACGCCAGCGGCCCCGGCGTGTTCCACGGCTACCGCGATCTGCCCGAGAAGACCGAGGAAGCGCTCTACACCGACGAGGACGGCACGCTCTGGTTCCGTACTGGCGACCTCGGCTCCATCGAGGACGACGGCTTTCTCAAGCTCTTTGGCCGCGCCTCCACCCTGATCGTCACCCAGGGCGGGGAGAACGTGCAGCCCGAGCCCATCGAGTCCGCCCTGGACGAGCACCCGGCCATTGCCGAGTCCGGCGTGCTGGAGCATGACGGCAAGCTCGCCGCCGTGCTGGTGCCCGAGGAAAAGGAAGTGCGCGCCATGCGCTCCGACCCCATGGAGGTTATGCGCGAGGCCGTGACCGTGGTTTCCCGCTCGCTGCCCTCGTACATGCGGCCCACGGAGCTGGCCCTCTCGCGCGAGCCCATCCCCCGTACGCGCCTGGGCAAGATCCGCCGCCATCTGCTGGTGGAGCTGTTCGAGCGCGCCCGCGCCGGCGAGGCGGACAAGGAGCCGGAGTCCCAGCAGCCCATGGCCTACGAAAAGATGACGCTGGAGGACCAGGCCCTGCTCGACGATCCGGCCGCACGTAAGGTCTGGAATCATCTGGCCGAGAAGCACCCCCCCGCCGGCCTCAAGCCGGACACGCACCTGCAAATCGAGCTCGGCGTGGACTCCCTGGAGTGGCTCACCCTGACGCTGGAGATACGCTCACTGACCGGCATCGAGCTTTCCGAGGAGGACTCCGCCAGGGTGGAGACCGTGCGCGACCTGTTGACCGTGGTGAAGGAAGGCGAGGTGAACGGTGGGGCCGTCATGGGTGCGGCGCCGGCCCGGCGCGAGAACCCCGTGACCAACCCGGACGCCTATCTGACCGATGAGGACAAGCAGTACCTGGAACCCATCAAGCCCTGGCAACGCTGGATTGCGCGGTTCATGTTCCACTTCGTGGGCTCCCTGTTCAAGATATTCTTCCGGCTGGAGGTCCGCGGCCTGGAGAACCTCAAAACCTGCGGCCAGTGCGTGGTTACGCCCAACCACGTGAGCTACCTCGACCCATTCGCCGTGATCTCGGCCATGAACTTTCGCACCTTCCTGCGCTTCCAGTTCGCGGCCTGGACCGGCGCGGCCTTCGCCAACCGCTTCAACAGCTTCTTTGCGCGCCTGGCCCGCGCCGTGCCCATCGACCCGGACCGCGGCGTGGCCACCTCCCTGGCCCTGGGCTCCGCCGTCCTGGCAGAGGGCTCGTCCATGGTCTGGTTCCCGGAGGGCGTGCGCTCCCGCACCGGCCAGATGCGCGAGTTCCGCCCCGGCCTGGGCCTGCTGCTCAAGCAGCATGGCGTGGCCATGATCCCCACCTACGTGGACGGCACGCGGGAGGCCATGCCCGTGGGACGCTTCCTCCCCAAACGCGCCAAGATCACCGTGGTCTTCGGCGCGCCCGTGAGCACGGCCGAGCTGCTGGCCAACGCGCCCAACGGCAGCACGCCCATCCAGGAGCGCATCATGAGCGGCCTGCGCGATCGCGTGGCCGCCCTGGGCAAGGCGTTGCATGACGAGCGCGGAGACAACGCGTGA
- a CDS encoding c-type cytochrome translates to MKHFTMFLGAVAMLFVFASMSTAGESGEAIFKKLACGSCHKMEKSSPINPSVAEIAKAYSGKKEQMVEYLNGNSAPIVKPEKESIMKGILRKTQALSDEDREALAGYLLAE, encoded by the coding sequence ATGAAACATTTCACCATGTTCCTGGGTGCAGTGGCCATGCTGTTCGTGTTCGCATCGATGAGCACTGCCGGCGAGAGCGGCGAGGCAATCTTCAAGAAGCTGGCCTGCGGGTCGTGTCATAAGATGGAGAAATCGAGCCCGATCAATCCGTCGGTCGCTGAGATTGCCAAGGCCTATAGCGGCAAAAAAGAGCAGATGGTCGAGTATCTCAACGGCAACAGCGCGCCGATCGTCAAGCCGGAAAAAGAAAGCATCATGAAGGGCATCCTCAGAAAGACACAGGCGCTGTCGGACGAGGACCGCGAAGCTTTGGCCGGGTATCTTCTGGCGGAGTAG
- a CDS encoding DUF3536 domain-containing protein, translating into MKKYLCLHGHFYQPPRENPWLEEVELQDSAAPFHDWNQRITAECYGPNTGARILDDQGRIQRIVSNYSRMSFNFGPTLLSWMERHKPMVYEAIIDADHRSRDIFGGHGSAIAQVYNHMIMPLANKRDRRTQVYWGVEDFRRRFGRDPAGMWLPETAVDLTTLDILADFGIKFTILAPRQAHRVAEPVATPAQPADSPKGAKKKTPPPEKSWRDVSGDRIDPTRPYRVSLPSGREMTLFFYDGHISQDLAFGDLLDSGARFKERLLSVYSDERDWPQLVHVATDGETYGHHHRYGEMALAWLFEDIQKDPDVHLTNYAQFLEKYPAEAEVEIYEDSSWSCVHGVERWKSDCGCNSGMHFGWDQKWRKPLREAMNWLRDEAADVFEKQGPRYLADPWKARDAYIEVVLDRSFENVNAFLAIHAKSPLPPEHVVTALKLLEMQRYAQLIFTSCAWFFDEISGIETVQVMQYAARTIQLLGDLTGRSYEDDYLDLLDKSPSNVFKSGREVYVENVKPSQVDLLRAAAHFAMSSFFEDYQESFEYACYSVTHEIYHRVPAGRFGLVTGKAQVTSTLTRESVTIAFAVLHAGDHNLNCGVRFYEGSENFIKLEKDLRVPFERGDLTAAIRTMDEHFGKNIFSVWHLFKDEQRRVVDKVLEPAYQLAEAAYRQIYEGNQAMLNFLSWLHIPSPRHFLDAAQFVVNNDLKQMFEHDAVDAEQVKSLLEQCSRWNLSLEEAVGHTAAEWLNRRMDEFALIPDDVDLLEHTVAVLEKLGPIPMGARIWEAQNICYTEALELAAPKKAPFKTEDEDASRWERSFTKLCKLLKVHPK; encoded by the coding sequence ATGAAAAAGTACCTCTGCCTCCATGGCCACTTTTACCAGCCGCCGCGGGAGAACCCGTGGCTCGAAGAGGTGGAGCTCCAGGATTCCGCCGCGCCGTTCCACGACTGGAACCAGCGGATAACGGCCGAGTGCTACGGCCCCAACACCGGCGCGCGCATTCTGGACGACCAGGGCCGTATCCAGCGCATCGTCAGCAACTACTCGCGCATGAGCTTCAACTTCGGGCCCACGCTGCTCTCCTGGATGGAGCGGCACAAGCCCATGGTCTACGAGGCGATCATCGACGCGGACCACCGCAGCCGGGATATCTTCGGCGGCCACGGCTCGGCCATCGCCCAGGTCTACAACCACATGATCATGCCCCTGGCCAACAAGCGCGACCGCCGCACCCAGGTGTACTGGGGCGTGGAGGACTTCCGGCGGCGATTCGGGCGCGACCCCGCGGGCATGTGGCTGCCTGAAACCGCCGTGGACCTCACTACCCTGGACATCCTGGCGGACTTCGGCATCAAGTTCACCATCCTTGCGCCCAGGCAGGCGCACCGTGTGGCCGAGCCGGTGGCGACGCCGGCGCAGCCCGCCGACTCCCCCAAGGGCGCGAAAAAGAAAACGCCGCCTCCGGAAAAAAGCTGGCGGGACGTCTCCGGCGACCGCATCGACCCCACCCGGCCATACCGCGTGTCCCTGCCCTCTGGCCGTGAGATGACGCTGTTCTTCTACGATGGCCACATCTCCCAGGACCTGGCCTTTGGCGATCTGCTCGACTCCGGCGCACGCTTCAAGGAGCGGCTGCTCAGCGTGTATAGCGATGAGCGCGACTGGCCGCAGCTTGTGCACGTGGCCACGGATGGCGAGACCTACGGCCACCATCACCGCTACGGCGAGATGGCCCTGGCCTGGCTCTTTGAGGATATCCAGAAAGATCCGGACGTGCATCTGACCAACTATGCGCAGTTCCTGGAAAAGTATCCGGCCGAGGCAGAGGTGGAGATATACGAGGACTCCTCCTGGAGCTGCGTGCACGGGGTGGAGCGCTGGAAGAGCGACTGCGGCTGCAACTCCGGCATGCACTTTGGCTGGGACCAGAAGTGGCGCAAGCCCCTGCGCGAGGCCATGAACTGGCTGCGCGACGAGGCCGCCGATGTCTTTGAGAAGCAGGGTCCGCGCTACCTGGCCGATCCGTGGAAGGCGCGCGATGCGTACATCGAGGTGGTGCTGGACCGCTCCTTCGAGAACGTCAACGCCTTCCTTGCCATACACGCCAAGAGCCCGCTGCCGCCGGAGCACGTGGTCACGGCGCTCAAGCTTCTGGAGATGCAGCGCTACGCCCAGCTCATCTTCACGAGCTGCGCCTGGTTCTTCGACGAGATCTCCGGCATCGAGACCGTGCAGGTGATGCAGTACGCGGCGCGGACCATACAACTCCTGGGCGACCTGACCGGCCGCAGCTACGAGGACGACTACCTGGACCTCCTGGATAAGTCGCCAAGCAACGTGTTCAAGAGCGGCCGCGAGGTCTACGTGGAGAACGTGAAGCCGTCGCAGGTCGACCTGTTGCGCGCCGCCGCGCACTTCGCCATGTCCTCGTTTTTCGAGGATTACCAGGAGAGCTTCGAGTACGCCTGCTACTCCGTGACGCACGAGATCTACCATCGCGTGCCGGCCGGGCGGTTCGGCCTGGTCACGGGCAAGGCGCAGGTCACCTCCACGCTCACCCGCGAGAGCGTGACCATCGCCTTTGCCGTGCTCCACGCCGGGGACCACAACCTCAACTGCGGCGTGCGTTTCTATGAAGGCTCGGAGAACTTCATCAAGCTGGAGAAGGACCTGCGCGTCCCCTTTGAACGCGGCGACCTGACAGCGGCCATCCGGACCATGGACGAGCACTTCGGCAAGAATATCTTCTCGGTCTGGCACCTGTTCAAGGACGAGCAGCGCCGCGTGGTGGACAAGGTGCTGGAGCCCGCATACCAGCTTGCCGAGGCCGCCTACCGCCAGATCTACGAAGGCAACCAGGCCATGCTCAACTTCCTGAGCTGGCTGCACATTCCCTCGCCGCGCCACTTCCTGGACGCCGCGCAGTTCGTGGTCAACAACGATCTCAAGCAGATGTTCGAGCACGACGCCGTGGACGCCGAGCAGGTGAAATCCCTGTTGGAGCAGTGCAGCCGCTGGAATCTGAGCCTGGAGGAGGCCGTAGGCCACACCGCGGCCGAGTGGCTGAATCGCCGCATGGACGAGTTCGCGCTTATTCCGGACGACGTGGATCTCCTGGAGCACACGGTGGCCGTGCTGGAGAAGCTCGGCCCCATCCCCATGGGCGCGCGCATCTGGGAGGCGCAGAACATCTGCTACACCGAGGCGTTGGAGCTGGCCGCGCCCAAAAAGGCTCCCTTCAAGACCGAGGATGAGGACGCCTCGCGCTGGGAACGCTCCTTCACCAAGCTCTGCAAACTGCTCAAGGTGCATCCCAAATGA
- a CDS encoding YhjD/YihY/BrkB family envelope integrity protein yields MPKGLVSRNLLRAERFIRYDMWSRDTTEDSRWKRAAIATLKWLIILFDGVNKDKLFLRASALTYTTILSIVPFLAVAFSVLKGLGFQNTTYIREILLEVAAGREQIVDTIIEYINKTNVSTLGAVGTGFLFFTVISLLSNIENSFNLIWGAKRARPIGRKIADYVSVSLVFPVLIVVAISVTATLQNNEFVQSILSYSIMSRLYLLFLKALPYFAVWAALAFLYSFFPNTKVRLLPSLMGAVLAGTIWQIAQWFYVEFQVGVARSNAIYGSFAQLPIFLVWLYASWVIVLLGAEMCFTFQNFRLQDKESKYETLSEEERQRVGLALLIALAQNFLSKDKPPSMRDLADRLELPRFLVEEILYILVEAGYVGRLENGSDETVSLIKSPDNIRIQDVVDYFTRRNYAGSDEAVHEKFPNLMDAFTSLHGCLAESEHNVTLKELAAMHSESTAKNAG; encoded by the coding sequence ATGCCCAAAGGTCTTGTCTCACGCAACCTGCTCCGCGCCGAACGCTTCATCCGCTATGATATGTGGTCGCGCGACACCACGGAGGACTCGCGCTGGAAACGCGCCGCCATCGCCACCCTCAAGTGGCTGATCATCCTCTTTGACGGCGTGAACAAGGACAAGCTCTTCCTGCGCGCCTCGGCTCTCACCTACACCACCATCCTCTCCATCGTGCCCTTCCTGGCCGTGGCCTTCTCCGTATTGAAGGGCCTGGGCTTCCAGAACACGACCTATATCCGCGAGATCCTGCTGGAGGTGGCCGCCGGCCGCGAGCAGATCGTGGACACGATCATCGAGTACATCAACAAGACCAACGTGAGCACGCTGGGCGCCGTGGGCACGGGCTTTCTTTTCTTTACGGTCATCAGCCTGCTCTCCAACATCGAGAACTCCTTCAATCTCATCTGGGGGGCCAAGCGCGCCCGGCCCATCGGCCGCAAGATCGCCGACTACGTCTCTGTGAGCCTCGTCTTCCCGGTGCTTATCGTGGTGGCCATCAGCGTGACCGCCACCCTGCAGAACAACGAGTTCGTCCAGTCCATCCTCTCCTACTCGATCATGAGCAGGCTCTACCTGCTCTTCCTCAAGGCGCTGCCGTACTTCGCCGTCTGGGCGGCTCTCGCGTTCCTCTACAGCTTCTTCCCCAACACCAAGGTGCGGCTCCTGCCCAGCCTGATGGGCGCGGTCCTGGCCGGCACCATCTGGCAGATCGCCCAATGGTTCTACGTAGAGTTCCAGGTGGGCGTGGCGCGCTCCAACGCCATCTACGGCAGCTTTGCCCAGCTTCCCATCTTCCTGGTCTGGCTCTACGCCAGCTGGGTCATTGTGCTGCTGGGCGCGGAGATGTGCTTCACCTTCCAGAACTTCCGCCTCCAGGACAAGGAATCCAAGTACGAGACCCTTTCCGAGGAGGAGCGCCAGCGCGTGGGCCTCGCCCTGCTCATCGCCCTTGCCCAGAACTTCCTGTCCAAGGACAAGCCGCCCAGCATGCGCGACCTTGCCGACAGGCTGGAGCTGCCGCGCTTTCTGGTGGAGGAGATCCTCTACATCCTGGTGGAGGCCGGGTACGTGGGCCGGCTCGAAAACGGCTCCGACGAGACCGTGAGCCTCATCAAGTCCCCGGACAACATCAGGATACAGGATGTTGTTGACTATTTTACCCGACGCAACTACGCCGGCAGCGACGAGGCCGTGCACGAGAAGTTCCCGAACCTCATGGATGCGTTCACCTCTCTGCACGGTTGCCTTGCCGAAAGCGAGCACAACGTGACGCTGAAGGAGCTCGCCGCCATGCACAGCGAGTCCACCGCGAAGAACGCCGGCTGA
- the treY gene encoding malto-oligosyltrehalose synthase produces MTRIPRSTYRLQLCPEFVFEQAREIVPYLAELGISHIYASPIFTARPGSMHGYDVCDPTSINPELGGETAFKRLTSAVSKAGMGWIQDIVPNHMAVSGYNLMLVDLLENGPASKYYPFFDIEWDHPLESFKGRMLAPFLGSFYGETLERGEIRLGYDEDGFFVSYYDLRLPLALATYARVLTYRLDDLTNELGLDHPDVIKLMGLLYTIKTLPEERAYVEQRQHQVYFIKRILAELYETSESVREFLDENLAWFNGERGPDTPERFDLLDALLGEQYFRLSFWKVAGEEINYRRFFSINDLISLRAQDEEVFNSTHSLILDMVRDNVFDGLRIDHIDGLYDPTAYLKRLRDNAPDSYIVVEKILTGDEPLPGFWPIQGATGYEFMGKAVNFFVNVDNEDAFDTIYKRFTGRRRAIQDIAAGNKRRILERHMGGDVENMARLVNSVSSKDRHAFDITFPALRRAITELLIRFPVYRTYISNEAFRPADLVYIRTAIRESVKASPELSKEFDFLDRFLLLEFDERISDEDRREWINFVMRFQQVTGPLMAKGVEDTTFYVANRLLCLNEVGGEPWDFGVSDAAFHTFLLERQKYWPHAMNATATHDHKRGEDARVRLAVLSELPDDWRDGLKSFERINRRKKTVVRNRPQPTTNDEYFIYQTLLATWPFDWPKNREDYLERIKEYMVKALREGKENSNWIEPDEGYETACLSFVEALLSARKKNAFLREFMPLAKKVAEAGMVNSLAQLTFKLMAPGVPDFYQGVESWDLSLVDPDNRRPVDYAWRTKALAEIKKRFARHPDALAAELLDTAEDGRVKLFATHRGLAVRNAHPELFAQGEYLPLEFEGGRADRVFGFVRQRDDEAVMVLVPRFTANVPKEGRFPLAGFWQGVHITSDWLPNGAWTNAFTGQKFEATPTSVRKILADFPVAVLLLGT; encoded by the coding sequence ATGACCCGCATTCCACGATCCACATACCGCCTGCAGCTTTGTCCGGAGTTCGTGTTCGAGCAGGCGCGGGAGATCGTGCCCTATCTCGCGGAGCTCGGCATCAGCCACATCTACGCCTCGCCCATCTTCACGGCGCGGCCCGGCTCCATGCACGGCTACGACGTCTGCGACCCCACCTCCATCAACCCGGAGCTGGGCGGCGAGACGGCGTTCAAGCGCCTCACCTCGGCCGTGTCCAAGGCAGGCATGGGCTGGATTCAGGACATCGTGCCCAACCACATGGCCGTGTCCGGCTACAACCTCATGCTGGTGGACCTCCTGGAGAACGGTCCGGCCTCCAAGTACTACCCGTTCTTCGACATCGAGTGGGATCACCCGCTTGAGTCGTTCAAGGGCAGGATGCTCGCGCCGTTCCTGGGCAGCTTTTACGGCGAAACCCTGGAGCGCGGCGAGATACGCCTGGGCTACGACGAGGACGGCTTCTTTGTGAGCTACTACGACCTGCGCCTGCCCCTGGCGCTGGCCACCTACGCCCGGGTGCTCACCTACCGCCTGGACGACCTCACCAACGAGCTCGGCCTGGACCACCCGGACGTCATCAAGCTTATGGGGCTCCTCTACACCATCAAGACCCTGCCCGAGGAGCGCGCCTATGTGGAGCAGCGCCAGCACCAGGTCTACTTCATCAAGCGCATCCTGGCCGAGCTGTACGAGACCAGCGAGAGCGTACGCGAGTTCCTGGACGAAAATCTGGCCTGGTTCAACGGCGAGCGCGGGCCGGACACCCCGGAACGCTTCGACCTCCTGGACGCCCTGCTGGGCGAGCAGTATTTCCGCCTCTCCTTCTGGAAGGTGGCCGGCGAGGAGATAAACTACCGCCGCTTCTTCTCCATCAACGACCTCATCTCCCTGCGCGCCCAGGACGAGGAGGTCTTCAACTCCACACACTCGCTCATCCTCGACATGGTCCGGGACAACGTGTTCGACGGTCTGCGCATCGACCACATCGACGGCCTCTACGACCCCACGGCCTATCTCAAGCGGCTGCGCGACAACGCGCCGGACTCCTACATCGTGGTGGAGAAAATCCTTACCGGCGACGAGCCCCTGCCCGGGTTCTGGCCCATCCAGGGCGCCACGGGCTACGAGTTCATGGGCAAGGCCGTCAACTTCTTCGTCAATGTGGACAACGAAGACGCCTTCGACACCATCTACAAGCGGTTCACCGGCCGTCGGCGCGCCATCCAGGACATTGCGGCCGGCAACAAGCGCCGCATTCTGGAGCGGCACATGGGCGGAGACGTGGAGAACATGGCGCGGCTCGTCAACTCCGTGTCCTCCAAGGACCGCCACGCCTTCGACATCACCTTCCCGGCGCTCAGGCGCGCCATCACCGAGCTGCTCATCCGCTTCCCGGTGTACCGCACCTACATCTCCAACGAGGCCTTCCGGCCCGCGGATCTCGTCTACATCCGCACGGCCATCCGGGAGTCCGTGAAGGCCAGCCCGGAGCTATCCAAGGAGTTCGACTTCCTGGACCGCTTCCTGCTCCTGGAGTTCGACGAGCGTATCTCCGACGAGGACCGCCGCGAGTGGATCAACTTTGTCATGCGCTTCCAGCAGGTCACCGGGCCGCTCATGGCCAAGGGCGTGGAGGACACCACGTTCTACGTGGCCAACCGCCTGCTCTGCCTCAACGAGGTGGGCGGCGAGCCCTGGGACTTCGGCGTCTCGGACGCGGCCTTCCACACCTTCCTGCTGGAGCGGCAGAAGTACTGGCCCCACGCCATGAACGCCACGGCCACCCACGACCACAAGCGCGGCGAGGACGCCCGCGTGCGCCTGGCCGTGCTTTCCGAGCTGCCGGACGACTGGCGCGACGGCCTCAAGAGTTTCGAACGCATCAACCGCCGCAAGAAGACCGTGGTGCGGAACCGACCCCAGCCAACGACCAATGACGAGTATTTCATCTACCAGACCCTGCTGGCCACATGGCCCTTTGACTGGCCCAAGAATCGCGAGGACTATCTGGAGCGGATCAAGGAGTACATGGTCAAGGCGCTGCGCGAGGGCAAGGAGAACTCCAACTGGATCGAGCCCGACGAGGGCTACGAGACGGCCTGCCTCTCCTTTGTGGAGGCGCTGCTCAGCGCGCGCAAGAAGAACGCCTTCCTGCGGGAGTTCATGCCCCTGGCCAAAAAGGTCGCCGAGGCCGGCATGGTCAACTCCCTGGCCCAGCTCACATTCAAGCTCATGGCCCCCGGCGTGCCGGACTTCTATCAGGGCGTGGAGAGCTGGGATCTCTCCCTGGTGGACCCGGACAACCGCCGGCCCGTGGACTACGCCTGGCGGACCAAGGCCCTGGCCGAGATCAAAAAGCGGTTCGCCAGGCACCCCGATGCCCTGGCGGCCGAGCTGTTGGACACGGCCGAGGACGGCCGGGTCAAGCTCTTCGCCACGCACCGCGGGCTGGCCGTACGCAACGCACACCCGGAGCTCTTTGCCCAGGGCGAGTACCTGCCCCTGGAGTTCGAGGGCGGCCGCGCCGACCGCGTGTTCGGCTTTGTGCGCCAGCGCGATGACGAGGCCGTCATGGTGCTGGTCCCGCGCTTTACCGCGAACGTCCCCAAGGAAGGGCGCTTCCCCCTGGCCGGATTCTGGCAGGGCGTGCACATCACTTCGGATTGGCTGCCAAACGGCGCCTGGACCAACGCCTTCACCGGGCAGAAATTCGAGGCCACTCCCACGTCTGTGCGCAAAATCCTGGCCGATTTCCCTGTCGCTGTGCTACTATTGGGAACGTGA